Proteins encoded together in one Hemiscyllium ocellatum isolate sHemOce1 chromosome 9, sHemOce1.pat.X.cur, whole genome shotgun sequence window:
- the LOC132818679 gene encoding regulator of G-protein signaling 21-like isoform X2, whose product MPKKPTHDEVMLWSESVDKLLSHKAGQIAFRNFLTKEYSEENIDFWLACEDYKKIKCPTKLACEAKKIYTKFIKVEAPGEINIDFTTRENIAKSINEPTPSSFDLAQKLIYSLMAKDCYPRFLKSNNYLELVTNAEKSQQK is encoded by the exons ATGCCAAAAAA GCCAACACATGACGAAGTAATGCTGTGGTCTGAATCAGTGGATAAACTGTTGTCTCACAAAG CTGGTCAGATTGCTTTCAGAAACTTTCTTACAAAGGAATACAGTGAAGAGAACATCGATTTCTGGTTGGCCTGCGAAGACTACAAGAAAATCAAGTGTCCTACAAAACTGGCTTGTGAGGCCAAGAAGATTTATACCAAATTTATCAAAGTTGAGGCACCTGGAGAG ATTAACATTGATTTTACAACACGAGAGAATATTGCCAAAAGCATCAATGAGCCTACCCCTTCCAGCTTTGACCTGGCACAGAAACTAATCTACAGCCTGATGGCGAAAGACTGTTATCCCAGATTCCTGAAGTCCAACAACTACCTGGAACTGGTAACCAATGCAGAAAAAAGTCAGCAGAAATGA